One genomic window of Medicago truncatula cultivar Jemalong A17 chromosome 1, MtrunA17r5.0-ANR, whole genome shotgun sequence includes the following:
- the LOC11430546 gene encoding protein EMBRYO SAC DEVELOPMENT ARREST 30 isoform X2, translating to MAFVTKIKWVVLSVISLSVVSIIIHLSFAKLWTVNLVPYRAIASLHDDFSSVVGVKNKKLWGSIKSLESLQPSFDARSNYTGPKEKNNGFIYAKVFGGFANIRSSIPDLVAISRLLNATLVIPEFQESLRSKGVSPMFKSFSYLYDEEQFIAYLKKDVIIAKTLPGSLMERRKRNEFPTFRPKSSSSPNFYIQEILPKLKKSKVIGLIIANGGALQSVLPPTMAEIQRLRCRVSFQALQFRPEIQMLGHRMVNKLRSLGQPFLAYHPGLLRETLAYNGCAELFQDVHTELIQHRRAQMIKDKILNEDLNVDSHLRRDKGLCPLMPEEVGILLRVMGYPSKTIIYLAGSETFGGQRVLIPLRSMFINTLDRTSLCSEKELSDLVEPEPPLPQNIFRTPPSKSEEELKEEWKRAGPRPRPLPPPPNRPIYQHEKEGWYGWITETPTEPDPSPMDMRMKAHRLLWDALDYIVSLEADAFFPGYNNDGSGWPDFSSLVMGHRLHETASSRTYRPDRKVVAELFNMNRENLYHPKHNWTILVQEHLNKSMTEEGLIRQSRLSKPAMFLSHPLPECSCRVASASVANRVRGEDGQFLYGGEDLCPKWMQHASLSGSMGKEGVKSEDDGLPDYESNDFVDESESEKDGGKTDQTQVWDQDEEMDPND from the exons ATGGCATTTGTAACTAAGATCAAATGGGTTGTTCTTTCTGTAATCTCTTTATCTGTGGTGTCTATCATTATTCATCTGTCTTTCGCAAAGTTGTGGACTGTTAACTTAGTGCCATATAGAGCAATTGCCAGTCTTCATGATGATTTTTCTTCTGTGGTG GGTGTAAAGAATAAGAAGCTATGGGGTTCCATAAAGTCTTTGGAATCACTGCAGCCTAGTTTTGACGCTAGAAGCAATTATACTG GTCCAAAGGAAAAGAATAATGGTTTCATCTATGCAAAAGTTTTTGGTGGATTTGCAAACATAAGATCATCG atccCTGATTTGGTCGCTATATCTAGGCTTTTAAATGCTACTCTTGTCATTCCAGAATTTCAAGAGAGTCTTCGCTCAAAAGGAGTAAG CCCAATGTTCAAGAGTTTTTCCTATCTTTATGATGAGGAGCAGTTCATAGCATATCTAAAAAAAGATGTAATTATTGCAAAGACCCTGCCTGGAAGTTTGATGgaaaggagaaaaagaaatgaatttcCTACATTTAGGCCCAAAAGTTCATCTTCTCCAAACTTCTACATTCAAGAAATTTTACCGAAGTTAAAGAAATCTAAGGTTATTGGATTAATTATTGCCAATGGTGGAGCACTGCAG TCCGTACTTCCACCTACCATGGCAGAGATTCAGAGGCTGAGATGCAGAGTTTCTTTCCAGGCCCTTCAATTTCGTCCAGAAATTCAAATGCTTGGCCATCGTATGGTTAACAA GTTGAGATCGTTGGGGCAACCCTTTTTAGCATACCATCCTGGCCTACTGAGAGAAACCTTGGCATACAATGGTTGTGCAGAACTTTTTCAG gaTGTACACACTGAACTCATACAACATCGAAGGGCTCAAATGATAAAGGATAAAATTCTTAATGAGGATTTGAATGTGGATTCACACTTGCGAAGAGATAAAGGTCTATGTCCCCTCATGCCTGAAGAG GTTGGCATTCTCCTTCGAGTAATGGGTTATCCTTCCAAAACAATAATTTACCTGGCTGGCTCTGAAACATTCGGTGGTCAACGTGTTTTAATTCCTTTGCGGTCCATGTTTATCAATACACTGGATCGCACTTCCTTGTGCAGTGAGAAAGAATTGTCTGACTTGGTTGAACCTGAACCACCTCTTCCTCAAAATATTTTTCGGACACCTCCTTCAAAAAGCGAGGAAGAACTTAAAGAAGAATGGAAGAGGGCCGGTCCTCGGCCTCGGCCTCTACCGCCACCTCCAAATAGACCAATTTACCAACATGAAAAGGAAGGCTGGTATGGTTGGATCACTGAGACCCCTACAGAACCTGATCCTTCACCTATGGATATGAGGATGAAAGCGCATAGATTACTTTGGGACGCACTAGATTACATTGTTTCTTTGGAAGCAGATGCCTTCTTTCCTGGATATAACAATGATGGAAGTGGATGGCCAGATTTTTCAAGCCTTGTCATGGGACATCGGCTGCACGAGACTGCTTCTTCTAGAACATACCGACCGGACAG GAAAGTTGTTGCGGAACTTTTCAACATGAACCGTGAGAATTTGTACCATCCAAAACACAATTGGACAATTTTAGTGCAAGAACATCTTAACAAAAGTATGACCGAGGAAGGCCTCATAAGGCAATCTCGATTGTCAAAACCAGCAATGTTCCTTTCACATCCACTTCCAGAATGCTCTTGTAGAGTAGCTTCTGCCAGCGTTGCTAACCGTGTTAGAGGTGAGGATGGCCAATTTCTATATGGAGGCGAAGACCTTTGCCCCAAATGGATGCAGCATGCTAGTCTGTCAGGTTCGATGGGGAAAGAAGGGGTAAAATCTGAAGACGATGGGCTCCCAGATTATGAGAgtaatgattttgttgatgaatctGAGTCTGAAAAAGATGGTGGTAAAACTGATCAGACTCAAGTCTGGGATCAAGATGAGGAAATGGATCCAAATGACTAA
- the LOC11430546 gene encoding protein EMBRYO SAC DEVELOPMENT ARREST 30 isoform X1, producing MAFVTKIKWVVLSVISLSVVSIIIHLSFAKLWTVNLVPYRAIASLHDDFSSVVVRQGVKNKKLWGSIKSLESLQPSFDARSNYTGPKEKNNGFIYAKVFGGFANIRSSIPDLVAISRLLNATLVIPEFQESLRSKGVSPMFKSFSYLYDEEQFIAYLKKDVIIAKTLPGSLMERRKRNEFPTFRPKSSSSPNFYIQEILPKLKKSKVIGLIIANGGALQSVLPPTMAEIQRLRCRVSFQALQFRPEIQMLGHRMVNKLRSLGQPFLAYHPGLLRETLAYNGCAELFQDVHTELIQHRRAQMIKDKILNEDLNVDSHLRRDKGLCPLMPEEVGILLRVMGYPSKTIIYLAGSETFGGQRVLIPLRSMFINTLDRTSLCSEKELSDLVEPEPPLPQNIFRTPPSKSEEELKEEWKRAGPRPRPLPPPPNRPIYQHEKEGWYGWITETPTEPDPSPMDMRMKAHRLLWDALDYIVSLEADAFFPGYNNDGSGWPDFSSLVMGHRLHETASSRTYRPDRKVVAELFNMNRENLYHPKHNWTILVQEHLNKSMTEEGLIRQSRLSKPAMFLSHPLPECSCRVASASVANRVRGEDGQFLYGGEDLCPKWMQHASLSGSMGKEGVKSEDDGLPDYESNDFVDESESEKDGGKTDQTQVWDQDEEMDPND from the exons ATGGCATTTGTAACTAAGATCAAATGGGTTGTTCTTTCTGTAATCTCTTTATCTGTGGTGTCTATCATTATTCATCTGTCTTTCGCAAAGTTGTGGACTGTTAACTTAGTGCCATATAGAGCAATTGCCAGTCTTCATGATGATTTTTCTTCTGTGGTGGTAAGGCAG GGTGTAAAGAATAAGAAGCTATGGGGTTCCATAAAGTCTTTGGAATCACTGCAGCCTAGTTTTGACGCTAGAAGCAATTATACTG GTCCAAAGGAAAAGAATAATGGTTTCATCTATGCAAAAGTTTTTGGTGGATTTGCAAACATAAGATCATCG atccCTGATTTGGTCGCTATATCTAGGCTTTTAAATGCTACTCTTGTCATTCCAGAATTTCAAGAGAGTCTTCGCTCAAAAGGAGTAAG CCCAATGTTCAAGAGTTTTTCCTATCTTTATGATGAGGAGCAGTTCATAGCATATCTAAAAAAAGATGTAATTATTGCAAAGACCCTGCCTGGAAGTTTGATGgaaaggagaaaaagaaatgaatttcCTACATTTAGGCCCAAAAGTTCATCTTCTCCAAACTTCTACATTCAAGAAATTTTACCGAAGTTAAAGAAATCTAAGGTTATTGGATTAATTATTGCCAATGGTGGAGCACTGCAG TCCGTACTTCCACCTACCATGGCAGAGATTCAGAGGCTGAGATGCAGAGTTTCTTTCCAGGCCCTTCAATTTCGTCCAGAAATTCAAATGCTTGGCCATCGTATGGTTAACAA GTTGAGATCGTTGGGGCAACCCTTTTTAGCATACCATCCTGGCCTACTGAGAGAAACCTTGGCATACAATGGTTGTGCAGAACTTTTTCAG gaTGTACACACTGAACTCATACAACATCGAAGGGCTCAAATGATAAAGGATAAAATTCTTAATGAGGATTTGAATGTGGATTCACACTTGCGAAGAGATAAAGGTCTATGTCCCCTCATGCCTGAAGAG GTTGGCATTCTCCTTCGAGTAATGGGTTATCCTTCCAAAACAATAATTTACCTGGCTGGCTCTGAAACATTCGGTGGTCAACGTGTTTTAATTCCTTTGCGGTCCATGTTTATCAATACACTGGATCGCACTTCCTTGTGCAGTGAGAAAGAATTGTCTGACTTGGTTGAACCTGAACCACCTCTTCCTCAAAATATTTTTCGGACACCTCCTTCAAAAAGCGAGGAAGAACTTAAAGAAGAATGGAAGAGGGCCGGTCCTCGGCCTCGGCCTCTACCGCCACCTCCAAATAGACCAATTTACCAACATGAAAAGGAAGGCTGGTATGGTTGGATCACTGAGACCCCTACAGAACCTGATCCTTCACCTATGGATATGAGGATGAAAGCGCATAGATTACTTTGGGACGCACTAGATTACATTGTTTCTTTGGAAGCAGATGCCTTCTTTCCTGGATATAACAATGATGGAAGTGGATGGCCAGATTTTTCAAGCCTTGTCATGGGACATCGGCTGCACGAGACTGCTTCTTCTAGAACATACCGACCGGACAG GAAAGTTGTTGCGGAACTTTTCAACATGAACCGTGAGAATTTGTACCATCCAAAACACAATTGGACAATTTTAGTGCAAGAACATCTTAACAAAAGTATGACCGAGGAAGGCCTCATAAGGCAATCTCGATTGTCAAAACCAGCAATGTTCCTTTCACATCCACTTCCAGAATGCTCTTGTAGAGTAGCTTCTGCCAGCGTTGCTAACCGTGTTAGAGGTGAGGATGGCCAATTTCTATATGGAGGCGAAGACCTTTGCCCCAAATGGATGCAGCATGCTAGTCTGTCAGGTTCGATGGGGAAAGAAGGGGTAAAATCTGAAGACGATGGGCTCCCAGATTATGAGAgtaatgattttgttgatgaatctGAGTCTGAAAAAGATGGTGGTAAAACTGATCAGACTCAAGTCTGGGATCAAGATGAGGAAATGGATCCAAATGACTAA